DNA from Variovorax sp. V213:
AAAAACTCCTCGTGGAAAAAATGATAGGGGGGTGCCGAGCCTAGCCGCGGTAGTAGCGGGCGGGCACGAAAGGCAGGGTCGAGACTTCCATCGGAACCGGCTTGCCGCGCACGATGGCCTGCACGCGCGTGCCGGGTTCGGAAAATGCGGTGGCCACATAGCCCATGGCGATCGGGCGGTCGGCCGTCGGGCCGAGCAGGCCGCTCGTGACAAAGCCGATGTCGTGGCCTTCGAACGATTGCAGCACCGTGCCGTCGCGCACCGGAATGCGCTCCAGTGCCACGAGGCCCACGCGCCGGCGCTTCAGCGTGTCGTGGTCGGTATGGCCAGCGGCGCCGGCCGTGGCGGCGGCAAGCTGGGCCAGGACCTTGGCCGCGCCCGGAAAGCCGCCTTCGCGCGCGCCGCCCATGCGGCGCACCTTCTGGATGGCCCAGTTCAGCGAGGCCTCGACCGGTGTGGTGGTGGTGTCGATGTCGTTGCCGTAGAGGCAGAGCCCGGCTTCCAGTCGCAGCGAATTGCGCGCGCCCAGGCCGATGGGCTTGACCTCGGGCTGGGCCAGCAGCAGGCGGGCGAGCGCGTCGGCATCCTTTCCGGCCACCGAGATCTCGAAACCGTCTTCGCCGGTGTAGCCGCTGCGGGTGGCAAAGGCGGGAATGCCGCCGACCTGCACCGCGCCGCCGGTCATGAAGACGAAGCGCTCGATGCCGGGCGACAGCCGCGCCAGCACCGTGGCCGCCTGGGGGCCCTGCAACGCGAGCAGCGCGTGGTCGGGCATGGGCTGCACATCGCAGCGCGCGCCGATCTTCTGTTGGATGTGGGCCAGGTCGGCCACCTTGCAGGCGCCGTTGACGATCACGAAGATCGAGCCGTGCCCTTCGTTGAAGAACATCAGGTCGTCGAGGATGCCGCCCTGGTCGTTCAGCAGCAGGCCGTAGCGCTGCTTGCCGGGCGCGAGGTCGATCACGTCGACCGGCATCAGGGTTTCGAAGGCGGCCGCGGCGTCCGGGCCCACCAGGCGCAGCTGGCCCATGTGCGAGATGTCGAACAACCCGGCGGCATCGCGCGTGTGCTTGTGCTCGGCCATGAGGCCGGCGGGGTACTGCACCGGCATCGAATAGCCGGCAAACGGCACCATGCGGGCGCCCAGTTCCACGTGCAGGTCGTGGAGCGGCGTCTTGAGAAGTTGGGCGTCGGATGAAGCGGAAGCGGCCACAGGGCACTCCAAAGGGGCAGTCGAATTCCATGGCGCAAGCCATGGGCCACCCCTGCTGTCCGCTTTACCTGAGAGATTCGCCCCACGATCGGGGTTTGCTCCTTCGGTGGGCCGCTGCATCGCCTTGATGCCTGCAACAGCCTCTCTCCAGCAAGGAAACGCCGGCATGCGCCAGCGCTGTGTCAGTCCTTTTGCCTGAGCGTTCGGGAAACCCCTGCGCCTTCGGCGGCCTCGCATGGCGAAGCTCTCTCCTGACCATGCCGAGTGTAGTGGATCGCGGCGCCCCGGTCCGGCGGCCGGTGGGCGGACGGGCTCAGTGCACGGTCTCGGAGGAGAGCGGCAGTAACCTCTCGATACGCTCGCGCAGCGATTCGGCGCGTTCCGCCCCGGCGGTTTTCTCGACCTCCGAGAGCATCAGCGCCGCAATCGTCAGCATGGCGTCGCGGTCGCGAGCTTCGCGCAGCGCGTCGCGCATCTGCGTCGCAAACCTGGGGTCGCGCCGCACGAACATGCGTTCGCAGATGTCGAACAGGAACATGCGCGTGGTGGCCAGGGAGCGCTTGCCGTCGAAATGGTCGGCGGCGGTCGCGGCCTGGGCTGGTTCGGCCGCTCGGTCCATGGCCGCCGCAGGGGCGGTTGGCGCGGAGGCGGGGGTGGCCTGGGGATAGTGCAGGTAGCCGCGGCTCATCAAGGCCTGCAATGCCTGCTCGGCTTCGCTGCGGTTTGCGAACAGCGGGCTGAAATCGGTCAGCGAACGCCGGCCGTCGGCCATCAGCAGCAATGCGCGTTCGCGCTGGCTGAGCGTGCGTTGGCCGCTTTGGAGTTCGTCGCGTGCCTTGTCGGTCTTGATGGGAAACATGGCGCAACAGCTTTCGGGGATCGAAGGCTGCAGCATCGTTGCAAGAGGTGACATCTTCGTGAAACCATTGCATTACAGGCCGGAAACAAAAAAAGGGCAGCCCGGCGAAGGCTGCCCGTTTTCTTGATGGCCGTTTCGACTATTTGGCGTAGACCAGGTCGCGCAGCGCCAGCGATATCCACGGCACGTAGGTGATCACCATCAGGCAGGCCAGGATCACGAGCACGAAGGGCACCAGGTACTTCACGATCCGGTCGAGCGAGATGCGCGCCACCGTGCAGGCGGCGAACAGGTTCACGCCGAAGGGCGGGGTGATCATGCCGAGCGCGAGGTTCACCACCATGATGAGCCCGAAGTGCACCGGGTCGATCCCGAAGTGCACGGCCACCGGCGCGAGGATGGGCGCGAGCACGATGATGGCCGCGCTGGTCTCGATGAACATGCCGATGATGAACAGCGCCGCGTTCACGCCCAAAAGGAACATCGCGGGCGATTTCAGCACTTCTTGCAGCCAGTGGCCGATGGCGTCGGGCACGCCCGCGCGCGTGATCAGGAACGCGAAGAGGCCCGCGTTGGCGATGATGAACATGATCACCGCCGACGACAGCACCGACTTGCGCAGGATGACGTAAAGGTCCTTCGGCTTGATCTCGCGGTAGATCA
Protein-coding regions in this window:
- the gcvT gene encoding glycine cleavage system aminomethyltransferase GcvT, producing the protein MAASASSDAQLLKTPLHDLHVELGARMVPFAGYSMPVQYPAGLMAEHKHTRDAAGLFDISHMGQLRLVGPDAAAAFETLMPVDVIDLAPGKQRYGLLLNDQGGILDDLMFFNEGHGSIFVIVNGACKVADLAHIQQKIGARCDVQPMPDHALLALQGPQAATVLARLSPGIERFVFMTGGAVQVGGIPAFATRSGYTGEDGFEISVAGKDADALARLLLAQPEVKPIGLGARNSLRLEAGLCLYGNDIDTTTTPVEASLNWAIQKVRRMGGAREGGFPGAAKVLAQLAAATAGAAGHTDHDTLKRRRVGLVALERIPVRDGTVLQSFEGHDIGFVTSGLLGPTADRPIAMGYVATAFSEPGTRVQAIVRGKPVPMEVSTLPFVPARYYRG